A region of Solanum dulcamara chromosome 7, daSolDulc1.2, whole genome shotgun sequence DNA encodes the following proteins:
- the LOC129896984 gene encoding protein TRANSPARENT TESTA GLABRA 1: MENSSQESHLRSENFVTYDSSYPIYAMAVSSFTSSLPSRRRQIAVGSFIEEFNNRVDILSFDEDTLTLKPVPNLCFDHPYPPTKLMFHPNPSASLKTNDILASSGDYLRLWVVSDTSIEPLFTLSNNKTSEYCAPLTSFDWNEVEPRRIGTSSIDTTCTIWDVEKGVVETQLIAHDKEVYDIAWGEAGVFASVSADGSVRIFDLRDKEHSTIIYESPKPDTPLLRLAWNKQDLRYMATILMDSNKIVILDIRSPAMPVAELERHQASVNAIAWAPQSCRHICSAGDDGQALIWELPTVAGPNGIDPMSMYSAGAEINQIQWSAAQRDWIAIAFSNKLQLLKV, translated from the coding sequence ATGgaaaattcaagtcaagaatcGCATCTCCGATCTGAAAATTTCGTTACATATGACTCCTCCTACCCCATCTACGCCATGGCTGTTTCCTCCTTCACTTCTTCCCTCCCCAGTCGCCGCCGTCAAATTGCCGTTGGCAGTTTTATCGAAGAGTTCAACAACCGTGTTGATATTCTCTCTTTCGATGAAGATACCCTAACTCTTAAGCCTGTTCCAAATCTCTGTTTCGATCACCCTTATCCACCTACGAAGCTCATGTTCCATCCTAATCCTTCTGCTTCTCTCAAGACTAATGATATTCTTGCCTCTTCCGGTGACTACCTCCGTCTCTGGGTAGTTAGTGATACTTCTATTGAACCCCTGTTCACTCTTAGTAACAATAAAACTAGTGAATACTGTGCCCCTTTGACGTCTTTTGATTGGAATGAGGTGGAGCCCAGAAGAATTGGTACTTCTAGTATAGACACTACTTGTACCATCTGGGATGTTGAAAAAGGGGTTGTGGAAACCCAATTGATAGCCCACGACAAAGAGGTTTACGATATAGCCTGGGGTGAAGCTGGGGTGTTTGCTTCGGTTTCTGCTGATGGGTCAGTTAGGATTTTTGATTTGAGGGATAAGGAACATTCGACGATTATTTATGAGAGTCCAAAACCAGACACTCCGTTGTTGAGGTTGGCTTGGAACAAGCAAGATTTGAGATACATGGCTACCATATTGATGGATAGCAACAAGATTGTGATTTTAGATATTAGGTCTCCAGCAATGCCTGTGGCTGAATTGGAAAGGCATCAGGCGAGTGTCAATGCTATTGCTTGGGCTCCTCAGAGTTGTAGACATATTTGTTCTGCTGGGGATGACGGGCAGGCGCTCATTTGGGAGTTGCCAACTGTTGCAGGGCCTAATGGGATTGATCCTATGTCAATGTACTCTGCTGGAGCTGAGATTAATCAAATTCAGTGGTCTGCTGCACAACGAGATTGGATTGCCATTGCGTTTTCTAACAAGTTGCAGCTACTTAAAGTATAA
- the LOC129896983 gene encoding protein TRANSPARENT TESTA GLABRA 1-like, with protein MAHVSSTTYFPIPIYYQTHNTPTYITSTSIFPNSSPLKMEENSSQKFHLRSENSVTYDSSYPIYAMDFSSFTSSLPNKHPRIAIGSFIEEFNNCVDILSFDEDTQTLKPVPNLCFEHPYPPTKLMFHPNPSASLKSNDILASSGDYLRLWEVGDTSIEPLVTLSKNKTSEYFAPLTSFDWNEVEPRRIGTSSIDTTCTIWDVEEGAVETQIIAHDKEVNDIAWGEAGVFASVSADGSVRIFDLRDKEHSTIIYESPKPDTPLLRLAWNKQDLRYMATMLMDCNKILILDIRSRARPVAELARHQAIVNAIAWAPQSCRHICSAGDDGQALIWELPTVAGPNGIDPMSKYSAGAEINQIQWSTAQRDWIAIAFSNKLQLLKV; from the coding sequence ATGGCTCATGTAAGCTCAACGACATATTTTCCAATTCCAATTTATTACCAAACCCATAACACACCCACATACATAACTTCAACTTCCATTTTCCCCAATTCATCTCCgctaaaaatggaagaaaattccaGTCAAAAATTTCATCTCCGATCTGAAAATTCCGTTACATATGACTCATCCTACCCCATCTACGCCATGGATTTTTCCTCCTTCACTTCTTCCCTCCCCAACAAGCACCCTCGAATTGCCATCGGCAGCTTTATCGAAGAGTTCAACAATTGTGTCGATATTCTCTCTTTCGATGAAGATACTCAAACCCTTAAGCCAGTTCCGAATCTCTGTTTCGAACACCCTTATCCGCCTACAAAGCTCATGTTTCATCCTAATCCTTCTGCTTCTCTCAAGTCCAATGACATTCTTGCCTCTTCCGGTGACTACCTCCGTCTTTGGGAAGTTGGTGATACTTCTATTGAACCCCTTGTCACTCTCagtaagaataaaactagtGAATACTTTGCCCCTTTGACGTCTTTTGATTGGAATGAGGTGGAGCCCAGAAGAATTGGTACTTCCAGTATAGACACTACTTGTACCATCTGGGATGTTGAAGAAGGGGCTGTTGAAACCCAAATTATAGCCCATGACAAAGAGGTTAACGATATAGCTTGGGGTGAAGCTGGGGTTTTTGCCTCCGTTTCTGCTGATGGGTCAGTTAGGATTTTTGATTTGAGGGATAAGGAACATTCGACGATTATTTATGAGAGTCCAAAACCAGACACTCCGTTGTTGAGGTTGGCTTGGAACAAGCAAGATTTGAGATACATGGCTACCATGTTGATGGATTGCAACAAGAttttgattttagatattagGTCTCGAGCAAGGCCTGTGGCAGAGTTGGCTAGGCATCAGGCGATTGTCAATGCTATTGCTTGGGCTCCACAGAGTTGTAGACATATTTGTTCTGCTGGGGATGACGGGCAGGCGCTCATTTGGGAGTTGCCAACTGTTGCAGGGCCTAATGGGATTGATCCTATGTCAAAGTACTCTGCTGGAGCTGAGATTAATCAAATTCAGTGGTCTACTGCACAACGTGATTGGATTGCCATTGCGTTTTCTAACAAGTTGCAGCTGCTTAAAGTATAA